One genomic window of Polyangium aurulentum includes the following:
- a CDS encoding tetratricopeptide repeat protein, with protein MSAVSLLALLVATCVAPGALSQQPPQQAPASPPPAGTAVPQPGTTAPPQPGMTAPLPVGTAAPPPTGVPAPSPTTSAPAVDSGPPVPAFKPRKQAPPPPPPTPAQLAALAELEKEAALYEQAARDYRSAVTRIVQHHYEDRRHRVLTALDREISIELAGLKEAREEAIRRLEKFVATYTGPAAHPESTPTAMYRLAALYEERARDEDSDVEADLTEGLKPAIALYKRIIREFPQYTELAGVYYYLGHALTDSGRIPEAQQVFRSLVCHDRFPYPVTPDPRDPTKDTIGKLPQDHDADYWTGWESRHPTPIGQMRANKPAPVAGKGKGKGKKQDEPAPPTANPNADDELVFTNPFPESCQPIPQKVVQGTEPRYLAEAWWRIGDFYFNELDPGGGPFNYNRAEAAYARALQYKKPPVYGVAMYKLAWTYFKQQRYETSVRQFVELLKYTDEEEQRTGDPGTDFRTEAYAYTASALTYLDFTGPAPDEPYVPRNDILDLEQDPRKAEQKMRVAIDRVQDPNLIPQDKKWTVEVYKALAAEFKELNQYRNTIEVSELILKKWPMHRDAPLMQAQIADIYDTLTSQSREGTEERKQNAAKALEARTKLALYVGNTEWVDKNKDDPEALQTAERLVRGGLRRAAADHTNAGSMLAQQGLASGDAETRQKLFERALSEYRMAATGWLGVLKQDENAPDAYESRYWLADANHMVVVIQVAMDRSPSTEEVAAARRTAVEVRDSNEDDRFLQPAAFMVVDTAHQGLIDQYQLHRRTGGQEGIEQRTALKVVTEGDKQKVVEEPLPPAVQAAIAARDEYIQRVPPQLDLVTRDEQTKQDQRNSDLYAYQAGEYLFLYGHFAEARKRLDPIYREQCGKTSFGYLAWEKLTTMSNLENDVPRSRELAEAAKLRSCAVSEEQKLKETSIAEPTISRGYYVDAAAKFERAAKMPDGPERAQAWREAAALYRVALEKAPARDEAPEAAMNGAFCYKQVGDYDQAIEMYSLFIKEYGNEANLTKLEKGDTAANPPKPADPKRYAERVKYLKQAYDALSAAYVLFFNYRSAAETYDTISKNRRFETPARREAARNAVLLHANVGERDRMLASRTTFLDLEPDLEQKAEIDFLVASADLRTWDEHGPDEGANKLARIKAMDAMEMYYSMNKLTPAANAYVVQAAYHASKLRKAAGDARAVEWCRNTISAFDKFKGTAAMDGKTKALGSLQADMAAECAYSAIDEKIKASFDYDTGHHRYAGVIDRVAKTFQDDLKKANDVHYKDLQSVITTYESKAWSVAARARQGSLYDSCRTGLFNTRPPGLKLYSDKEEKLLKLAETSDREDLQETADAIRQTRREQWRAARERMLTDADRAMVKFYVEAVVWARAWKIRNPAVDNAIQRLAFFTDILGDAKIREMSAGILDPETKKPFEYTDGLFLRTRPGMTPDLSPDSMPAPLPVMVQ; from the coding sequence GTGAGCGCCGTGTCGCTGCTCGCCCTGCTCGTCGCCACGTGCGTCGCGCCGGGCGCGCTCTCGCAGCAGCCTCCGCAGCAAGCGCCCGCGAGCCCGCCGCCTGCGGGAACGGCCGTACCGCAGCCTGGGACGACGGCTCCTCCGCAGCCTGGGATGACGGCGCCTCTGCCGGTAGGCACGGCGGCCCCTCCGCCGACGGGTGTCCCCGCGCCTTCGCCGACGACGAGCGCTCCTGCGGTCGATAGCGGTCCGCCCGTGCCTGCGTTCAAGCCGCGCAAGCAGGCGCCGCCGCCTCCTCCGCCCACGCCGGCGCAGCTCGCCGCGCTCGCGGAGCTCGAGAAAGAGGCCGCGCTGTACGAGCAGGCTGCGCGTGACTACCGCTCCGCCGTCACGCGCATCGTGCAGCACCACTACGAGGATCGCCGCCACCGCGTCCTCACCGCCCTCGATCGCGAGATCTCGATCGAGCTGGCGGGCTTGAAGGAGGCGCGCGAGGAGGCCATCCGCCGCCTCGAGAAGTTCGTCGCGACGTACACTGGCCCCGCGGCGCATCCCGAGAGCACGCCGACGGCGATGTACCGGCTCGCAGCGCTCTACGAGGAGCGCGCGCGCGACGAGGACAGCGACGTCGAGGCCGATCTCACCGAGGGCTTGAAGCCTGCGATCGCGCTGTACAAGCGCATCATCCGCGAGTTCCCGCAGTACACGGAGCTGGCCGGCGTCTACTACTACCTCGGCCACGCGCTGACCGACTCGGGCCGCATCCCCGAGGCCCAGCAGGTCTTCCGGTCGCTCGTCTGTCACGACCGCTTCCCGTACCCCGTCACGCCGGATCCGCGCGATCCGACGAAGGACACGATCGGCAAGCTGCCGCAGGATCACGATGCCGACTACTGGACCGGCTGGGAGTCGCGGCACCCGACGCCGATCGGGCAGATGCGCGCGAACAAGCCCGCGCCCGTCGCAGGCAAGGGCAAGGGCAAGGGCAAGAAACAAGACGAGCCCGCGCCGCCGACGGCGAACCCGAACGCGGACGACGAGCTCGTCTTCACGAACCCGTTCCCCGAGTCCTGCCAGCCGATCCCGCAGAAGGTCGTGCAAGGGACCGAGCCTCGCTACCTCGCCGAGGCGTGGTGGCGCATCGGCGACTTCTACTTCAACGAGCTCGATCCCGGCGGCGGGCCCTTCAACTACAACCGCGCCGAGGCCGCCTACGCCCGCGCCCTGCAGTACAAGAAGCCGCCCGTCTACGGCGTGGCGATGTACAAGCTCGCCTGGACCTACTTCAAGCAGCAGCGCTACGAGACGAGCGTCCGGCAGTTCGTCGAGCTGCTCAAGTACACCGACGAAGAGGAGCAGCGCACGGGCGATCCGGGGACGGATTTCCGCACCGAGGCCTACGCGTACACCGCCTCCGCGCTCACCTACCTCGACTTCACAGGCCCCGCCCCCGACGAGCCCTACGTCCCGCGCAACGACATCCTCGACCTCGAGCAGGACCCGCGAAAGGCCGAGCAGAAGATGCGCGTGGCGATCGACCGCGTGCAGGATCCGAACCTGATCCCGCAGGACAAGAAGTGGACCGTCGAGGTCTACAAGGCGCTCGCGGCCGAGTTCAAGGAGCTGAACCAGTACCGCAACACGATCGAGGTCTCCGAGCTCATCCTCAAGAAGTGGCCGATGCACCGCGACGCGCCGCTCATGCAGGCGCAGATCGCGGACATCTACGACACGCTGACGTCGCAGTCGCGCGAGGGCACCGAGGAGCGCAAGCAGAACGCGGCGAAGGCGCTCGAGGCGCGCACGAAGCTCGCCCTGTACGTCGGCAACACCGAGTGGGTCGACAAGAACAAGGACGACCCCGAGGCGCTCCAGACCGCCGAGCGCCTCGTGCGCGGCGGGCTGCGTCGCGCCGCGGCCGATCACACGAACGCGGGCAGCATGCTCGCCCAGCAGGGGCTCGCGAGCGGCGACGCCGAGACGCGGCAGAAGCTCTTCGAGCGCGCGCTCAGCGAGTACCGCATGGCCGCGACGGGCTGGCTCGGCGTGCTCAAGCAGGACGAGAACGCGCCCGACGCGTACGAGAGCCGCTACTGGCTCGCCGACGCCAACCACATGGTCGTGGTCATCCAGGTGGCGATGGACCGCTCGCCTTCGACCGAGGAGGTCGCCGCGGCGCGGCGCACGGCCGTCGAGGTGCGCGACTCGAACGAGGACGACCGCTTCTTGCAGCCCGCGGCGTTCATGGTCGTCGACACCGCGCACCAGGGCCTCATCGACCAGTACCAGCTCCACCGGCGCACGGGCGGTCAGGAGGGCATCGAGCAGCGCACGGCCCTCAAGGTCGTGACCGAGGGCGACAAGCAGAAGGTCGTCGAGGAGCCCCTGCCGCCCGCGGTGCAGGCCGCGATCGCCGCGCGCGACGAGTACATCCAGCGCGTGCCGCCGCAGCTCGATCTCGTTACGCGCGACGAGCAGACCAAGCAGGACCAGCGCAACAGCGATCTGTACGCCTACCAGGCCGGCGAGTACCTCTTCCTCTACGGTCACTTCGCCGAGGCGCGAAAGCGGCTCGATCCCATCTACCGCGAGCAGTGCGGCAAGACGTCGTTCGGCTATCTCGCGTGGGAGAAGCTCACGACGATGTCGAACCTCGAGAACGACGTCCCGCGCTCACGCGAGCTGGCCGAGGCGGCGAAGCTGCGGAGCTGCGCGGTCAGCGAGGAGCAGAAGCTCAAGGAGACGAGCATCGCCGAGCCGACGATCTCGCGCGGCTACTACGTCGACGCGGCCGCGAAGTTCGAGCGGGCGGCGAAGATGCCCGACGGCCCCGAGCGCGCGCAGGCGTGGCGCGAGGCGGCGGCGCTCTACCGCGTGGCCCTCGAGAAGGCGCCCGCGCGCGACGAGGCGCCCGAGGCCGCGATGAACGGCGCGTTTTGCTACAAGCAGGTCGGCGACTACGACCAGGCCATCGAGATGTACTCCCTGTTCATCAAGGAGTACGGCAACGAGGCGAACCTCACGAAGCTCGAGAAGGGCGACACGGCGGCGAACCCGCCCAAGCCCGCCGATCCCAAGCGCTACGCCGAGCGCGTGAAGTACTTGAAGCAGGCCTATGACGCGCTCTCGGCCGCGTACGTGCTCTTCTTCAACTACCGGAGCGCGGCCGAGACGTACGACACGATCAGCAAGAACCGCCGCTTCGAGACGCCCGCGCGGCGGGAGGCGGCGCGCAACGCGGTGCTGCTCCACGCGAACGTGGGCGAGCGCGATCGGATGCTCGCGTCGCGCACGACCTTCCTCGATCTCGAGCCGGACCTCGAGCAGAAGGCCGAGATCGACTTCCTCGTCGCGTCGGCCGATCTGCGGACCTGGGACGAGCACGGGCCCGACGAGGGCGCCAACAAGCTCGCGCGCATCAAGGCGATGGACGCGATGGAGATGTACTACTCCATGAACAAGCTCACGCCGGCGGCGAACGCGTACGTCGTCCAGGCGGCGTACCACGCCTCGAAGCTGCGCAAGGCGGCGGGCGACGCGAGGGCGGTCGAGTGGTGCCGCAACACCATCAGCGCCTTCGACAAGTTCAAGGGCACCGCGGCGATGGACGGCAAGACCAAGGCGCTCGGATCGCTGCAGGCCGACATGGCCGCCGAGTGCGCGTACTCGGCCATCGACGAGAAGATCAAGGCCTCGTTCGACTACGACACGGGCCACCACCGCTACGCGGGCGTCATCGACCGGGTCGCCAAGACGTTCCAGGACGACCTCAAGAAGGCGAACGACGTCCACTACAAGGACCTGCAGTCGGTGATCACGACGTACGAGTCGAAGGCGTGGTCGGTGGCGGCGCGCGCGCGGCAGGGATCACTCTACGACTCGTGCCGCACGGGCCTGTTCAACACGCGCCCGCCGGGGCTGAAGCTCTACTCGGACAAGGAAGAGAAGCTGCTCAAGCTGGCCGAGACGAGCGACCGCGAGGACCTGCAGGAGACGGCCGACGCGATCCGCCAGACGCGCCGCGAGCAGTGGCGCGCCGCGCGCGAGCGCATGCTCACCGACGCCGACCGCGCGATGGTGAAGTTCTACGTCGAGGCCGTGGTGTGGGCCCGCGCGTGGAAGATCCGAAACCCCGCGGTCGACAACGCCATCCAGCGCCTCGCGTTCTTCACCGACATCCTCGGCGACGCGAAGATCCGGGAGATGAGCGCGGGGATCCTCGATCCGGAGACGAAGAAGCCCTTCGAGTACACGGACGGCCTCTTCCTGCGCACCCGTCCGGGCATGACGCCCGATCTGTCGCCGGACAGCATGCCCGCGCCGCTGCCGGTGATGGTGCAATGA